Proteins co-encoded in one Pelobates fuscus isolate aPelFus1 chromosome 5, aPelFus1.pri, whole genome shotgun sequence genomic window:
- the LOC134612069 gene encoding uncharacterized protein LOC134612069 encodes MGPSGCSHGGHRSRDTDRRDYRRERCSVSTRPSSGRRSAGRQWSRDRSPSHSRRSGSKSSCRVRRTRSSSTDIRGRRRRSASGSSGCSAQGRRRVAKSREVRPVRRCEAWNSEKERREEGRVGSQRYSLPRLSSHYRSRSTTPTVLRRDQANSSRRHPDTPGPEKVDGRSASPGPGTAGVSSVGSFSGSSARGTGTRAGLPGRDVATWDIVLGEYIKKSLAPSTWSSYAKVWKEWEETVEEVGGDFSEGHRLDVFLWLLCRLFAKRASPAMVDRHMSALAFWFKFQRWEDLTKHFLVRQAVRGFLRGKKSTDIRRPVSFAVLQGLVGTLPGLCSSPFEVVLFSGAFVWAFFGAFRIGELVSANKAGVGGLQRDDVEVRSDRVRIRLGRSKTDVFGKGCSVVLFELPGSGMCPVACGARYIDIRPNVGGCFFLHADCTALSRFQFIRIFRLGLVRLGLQPMQFGSHSFRIGAAMEVARLGLGDERIKRIGRWESYVRPDGMVELGGDKRPGQVGSGAAV; translated from the exons ATGGGCCCCTCAGGCTGCTCTCACGGGGGGCACCGCAGCAGGGACACGGATAGGAGGGATTACAGAAGGGAGCGGTGCAGCGTTAGCACCAGGCCCAGCAGCGGAAGGAGGTCAGCGGGTCGGCAGTGGAGCAGGGACAGGAGCCCATCACACAGCAGGCGCAGTGGTTCCAAGTCCAGCTGCAGGGTGAGGAGAACGAGGTCCAGTTCCACGGACATTCGGGGGAGGAGGCGGCGCAGCGCATCTGGTTCCTCGGGCTGCAGTGCGCAGGGACGGCGGAGAGTCGCCAAGAGCAGGGAAGTTAGGCCGGTGAGGAGGTGCGAAGCTTGGAACAGTGAAAaggagcgtagggaggaaggacGGGTAGGGTCCCAGCGGTACAGTCTACCCAGGTTGTCTTCTCATTACAGGTCGCGGAGCACTACCCCTACGGTCCTGAGGAGGGATCAGGCGAATAGCAGTCGGCGTCATCCGGACACTCCGGggcctgaaaaggtggacggaaggtcGGCATCCCCGGGGCCTGGCACGGCCGGGGTCTCCAGCG tgggatcgTTTTCGGGGAGCAGCGCCAGAGGCACGGGAACACGGGCAGGCctgcccggacgagatgtggcgACTTGGGACATCGTGCTTGGGGAATATATAAAGAAATCGTTGGCGCCGAGCACGTGGTCATCTTATGCTAAGGTTTGGAAGGAATGGGAGGAAACAGTAGAGGAGGTAGGTGGGGACTTTTCCGAAGGCCATAGGTTGGATGTCTTTTTATGGTTGCTGTGCCGTTTATTTGCGAAGAGGGCTTCGCCAGCCATGGTAGACAGGCATATGTCCGCCTTGGCTTTTTGGTTTAAATTCCAAAGGTGGGAAGATTTGACAAAACATTTCTTGGTTCGACAGGCGGTACGGGGTTTTCTGAGGGGGAAGAAGTCGACGGACATTAGGAGGCCGGTGTCCTTTGCGGTCTTACAAGGATTAGTGGGAACATTGCCTGGGTTATGTTCATCACCATTTGAAGTTGTACTGTTTTCTGGAGCATTTGTTTGGGCGTTCTTTGGGGCATTTCGGATTGGTGAGTTAGTCAGTGCTAACAAGGCAGGAGTTGGTGGCTTACAGCGCGATGATGTGGAGGTGAGAAGCGATCGCGTACGGATTAGGCTTGGCCGATCGAAGACTGATGTTTTCGGCAAAGGCTGCTCAGTGGTGCTGTTCGAGTTGCCGGGGTCAGGGATGTGCCCGGTGGCTTGCGGTGCAAGATACATAGACATCCGTCCAAACGTCGGCGGTTGTTTTTTCTTACACGCCGACTGCACGGCGTTGTCACGGTTTCAGTTCATTCGGATTTTCCGTTTAGGTTTAGTGAGGCTGGGCCTGCAGCCCATGCAGTTTGGGTCGCACTCGTTCCGGATTGGGGCGGCTATGGAGGTGGCACGTTTGGGCCTCGGGGACGAGCGGATTAAGAgaattgggaggtgggaatcgtACGTGAGGCCCGACGGGATGGTGGAACTTGGAGGGGACAAAAGGCCGGGACAGGTGGGCAGTGGCGCTGCTGTAtaa